A portion of the Phycodurus eques isolate BA_2022a chromosome 3, UOR_Pequ_1.1, whole genome shotgun sequence genome contains these proteins:
- the gltpa gene encoding glycolipid transfer protein translates to MALLLEHQFRALPADRHVETRPFLEAASYLPPFFDCLGPTVFAPIKSDILANITKIKAVYDTNPGRFRTLQQILEVEKETYGSQWPKVGATLALMCLIRVLRFIQVFLQSLLDGEKDEYNPNLIRVNVTKAYELALKRYHSWWAQQLFKAALFAAPYRPDFLKALSKGREVKEEECLEKIKKFLINFSATVDVIYELYHKMNADLDDRV, encoded by the exons ATGGCTCTGCTACTGGAGCACCAGTTCAGAGCACTGCCAGCTGACAGACACGTGGAAACCAGACCTTTTCTCGAGGCTGCGTCCTACCTTCCGCCATTCTTTG ACTGCCTCGGCCCGACCGTCTTTGCGCCCATCAAGTCTGACATATTAGCAAATATTACA AAAATCAAGGCAGTCTATGACACCAACCCAGGACGCTTCAGGACCCTTCAACAGATTTTGGAGGTTGAGAAGGAAACGTATGGATCACAATGGCCCAAAGTTGGAGCCACGTTGGCACTCATGTGCCTGATAAG GGTCCTACGCTTTATCCAAGTGTTCCTTCAAAGCCTGCTTGATGGGGAAAAGGATGAATACAACCCCAACCTCATTCGAGTCAATGTGACCAAAGCATATGAATTGGCATTGAAGCGATATCATAGTTGGTGGGCCCAACAGCTTTTCAAG GCGGCTCTATTTGCGGCCCCTTACAGACCGGACTTCCTGAAGGCGCTCTCCAAAGGCCGGGAAGTCAAGGAAGAGGAGTGTCTGGAGAAAATCAAGAAATTCCTGATCAACTTCTCCGCCACAGTCGATGTTATTTACGAGCTGTATCATAAAATGAACGCTGATCTTGACGACAGAGTCTGA
- the trpv4 gene encoding transient receptor potential cation channel subfamily V member 4 isoform X1, translated as MNEGRSATTLLRRCHLARSKADGVSSVPASAALPGEADGDVTQAENEGKFLAEFSDLFESADGSPSPQDLGQDSAQELVQPGQPADGRQNLRMKFQGAFKKGISNPMDLLESTIYESNVVPGPKKAPMDSLFDYGTYRNTSNQKRRRKKLPRGKTETSNEDAPSEDLPKVMKVFNRSLLFECVSRGDPDALEGLLEYLQSNEKRLTDEEFKEPSTGKTCLPKALLNLYSGHNDTIPLLVDIAEKTGSLREFVNTPFRDVYYRGQTALHIAIERRCKQYVELLVEKGADVHAQARGRFFQPRDEGGYFYFGELPLSLAACTNQPNIVHYLTENPHKKVDLRRQDSRGNTVLHALVHIADNTKDNTRFLTKMYDLLLIKSAKLYPDCSLESVLNNDGMSPLMMAAQLGKIGVFQHIIRREIKDEDVRHLSRKFKDWAYGPVYSSLYDLSSLDNCGGEPSVLEILVYNSHSEIRHEMLAVEPINELLRAKWQKFAAVTFYINVVSYLFNMIVFTLVAYYHPTQGTPPYPYTTSSDYLRMAGEVITLVSGIFFLLTNIKDLFLKKCPGVKSLFIDGSFQLLYFIYSILIIVTAALYLSGIEAYVSVMVFALVLGWMNTLYFTRGLKLTGTYSIMIQKILFKDLFRFLLVYVLFMIGYASALVSLLTVCPPPGTDCDGGCPTYPKCRDPDTFSTFLLDLFKLTIGMGELDMIHSAQYPAVFLILLVTYIILTFVLLLNMLIALMGETVGQVSKESKKIWKLQWATTILDIERSFPVCIRKSFRVGEMVTVGKNWDGTPDRRWCFRVDEVNWCHWNQNLAIINEDPGKNETCQANGLQQSVRGLRRDRWSTVVPRAVELSRGPRPRDLVIEMEPLTPRH; from the exons ATGAACGAG GGTCGCTCTGCTACGACCCTCCTGAGAAGGTGCCACCTCGCCCGCTCCAAGGCCGACGGCGTCAGCTCCGTCCCGGCCAGCGCCGCCCTCCCCGGCGAAGCCGATGGCGATGTCACACAGGCTGAGAACGAAGGGAAATTCTTGGCGGAGTTTTCAGACTTGTTCGAGAGTGCGGATGGCTCCCCATCTCCTCAGGACCTTGGTCAGGATTCAGCCCAGGAGCTGGTTCAGCCCGGGCAGCCCGCGGATGGGAGACAAAATCTGCGGATGAAGTTCCAAGGTGCTTTCAAAAagggcatttccaaccccatGGATCTACTGGAATCCACCATATATGAATCAAATGTGGTTCCAGGTCCAAAGAAAGCACCCATGGATTCCCTTTTTGACTATGGCACCTACAGGAACACAAGTAACCAGAAACGACGCAGGAAGAAGCTGCCAAGAGG TAAAACAGAGACATCCAACGAGGACGCTCCAAGCGAGGACCTCCCAAAGGTCATGAAAGTATTCAACCGCTCTCTCCTCTTTGAATGCGTGTCACGCGGCGATCCCGATGCCTTGGAGGGCTTGTTGGAGTACTTGCAAAGTAACGAGAAGAGGCTGACGGATGAGGAGTTCAAAG AACCGTCCACTGGTAAGACATGTCTTCCTAAAGCCCTGTTGAACCTCTACAGCGGGCACAACGACACCATCCCGCTGCTGGTGGACATCGCAGAGAAGACGGGAAGCCTGAGAGAGTTTGTTAACACGCCTTTCCGGGACGTCTACTACAGAG gcCAGACGGCGCTCCACATTGCCATCGAGCGTCGCTGTAAGCAGTACGTGGAACTACTGGTGGAGAAAGGAGCTGATGTTCACGCACAGGCCAGGGGGCGCTTCTTCCAGCCAAGGGACGAGGGCGGCTACTTCTACTTTG GTGAGTTGCCTCTCTCCCTGGCCGCATGCACCAACCAACCTAACATCGTGCACTACCTGACCGAGAATCCCCACAAGAAGGTCGACCTGCGGCGCCAAGATTCCCGCGGCAACACAGTCCTGCACGCCCTGGTGCACATTGCCGACAACACCAAGGACAACACCCGTTTCCTCACAAAGATGTATGACCTGCTACTGATCAAGAGTGCCAAACTGTACCCGGACTGCAGCCTGGAGAGCGTGCTCAATAATGATGGCATGTCACCTCTCATGATGGCGGCCCAACTGGGCAAGATCGGG GTTTTTCAACACATCATTCGACGTGAGATCAAAGATGAGGACGTCCGTCATCTGTCGCGCAAGTTTAAGGACTGGGCTTATGGACCAGTGTACTCCTCCCTATATGATCTGTCGTCATTGGACAACTGCGGAGGTGAACCATCTGTGCTGGAGATCCTCGTCTATAACAGTCACAgtgag ATCCGTCATGAGATGCTGGCAGTGGAGCCCATCAACGAACTGCTGAGGGCCAAGTGGCAGAAGTTTGCCGCTGTGACCTTTTACATCAACGTGGTTTCCTACCTCTTCAACATGATCGTCTTCACCCTGGTGGCTTATTACCACCCAACACAGGGAACG CCCCCGTACCCTTACACAACATCCAGTGACTACTTACGGATGGCAGGGGAGGTCATCACGTTAGTATCCGGAATCTTCTTCCTCCTAACCAAT ATTAAGGACCTCTTCTTGAAGAAGTGCCCTGGGGTGAAGTCGTTATTTATTGATGGATCCTTTCAACTGCTGTA TTTCATTTACTCGATACTGATCATAGTCACAGCTGCGCTCTACTTGTCTGGTATCGAGGCTTATGTGTCCGTGATGGTCTTTGCTCTTGTCCTGGGCTGGATGAACACACTTTACTTCACCAGAGGCCTCAAGCTCACTGGTACCTACAGCATCATGATACAGAAG ATTCTTTTCAAAGACCTGTTCAGGTTTCTGCTGGTGTACGTACTCTTCATGATTGGCTACGCATCAG CCCTGGTATCGCTCCTGACTGTGTGCCCCCCCCCGGGCACGGACTGTGACGGAGGCTGCCCGACGTACCCCAAGTGCAGGGACCCCGACACCTTCAGTACCTTCTTACTGGACCTCTTTAAGCTGACCATTGGGATGGGAGAGCTGGACATGATCCACAGCGCTCAATACCCTGCAGTTTTCCTCATCCTGTTAGTGACGTACATCATCCTGACCTTTGTGCTGCTGCTCAACATGTTGATCGCCTTGATGGGGGAGACGGTGGGCCAGGTGTCGAAGGAGAGCAAAAAGATCTGGAAGCTGCAG TGGGCAACAACCATTTTGGACATCGAACGCTCATTCCCAGTTTGCATTCGCAAGTCATTTCGAGTGGGTGAGATGGTTACAGTCGGGAAGAACTGGGATGGAACGCCTGACCGACGATGGTGCTTCAG GGTGGATGAGGTCAACTGGTGCCACTGGAACCAAAACCTGGCAATAATCAACGAGGACCCTGGCAAGAATGAGACCTGTCAGGCCAATGGCCTTCAACAAAGTGTCCGAGGCTTGAGGAGAG
- the tchp gene encoding trichoplein keratin filament-binding protein isoform X2, with translation MALPTLSTYVPYRQRALGIQMAWKREQQFRRREQLALNAKYFREQSFRNHFHSEWTSRHYFEQSMSAYCKQKVEDDKMNTLEERRIRLKQMLEEEQKQMDSELKRLVPHGDALVKKADVQHSLREERRKKLAQELLKEHRKRNNPELQQDKTASHQSHVVNQCQGQISEKKRQEVETQESRRFQNECERTRDEDLEKIKPAGENMIVEESERAQNIHKQMEELKLMEEEATHLKKEEDVLQVKLWELDKMEVERKKIEERRKKAEMRHFLVRQYRAQLRRRAQLVQEELVSDHKILAALLKGEKEEVRMERAPRERAFADAAWMNRVIEEQLQLEREREAELDFLHREDAQRVWDNREATWERERKARELLMREVLAGRRQKLELKMQKNREAQLESLRRREELIQELEKEKELRRQERVKEQSRRAEQVEQELQEQWEEQCRIEELQEEMDAHLNQEEALKRSIISRAYQPQIYSKPRVVWT, from the exons ATGGCTCTCCCGACCCTCTCCACTTATGTGCCCTACCGGCAACGGGCACTTGGTATACAGATGGCCTGGAAGAGGGAGCAACAATTTCGGAGGCGGGAGCAGTTGGCTCTCAACGCTAAGTACTTCAGGGAGCAGAGTTTCCGCAATCATTTCCACTCCGAGTGGACTTCTCGCCACTACTTCGAGCAGAG TATGTCAGCATATTGTAAACAGAAAGTGGAGGATGACAAAATGAACACTCTGGAAGAGCGCAGGATACGTCTCAAGCAAATGCTTGAAGAGGAGCAAAAGCAAATGGACTCAGAGCTCAAGCGTCTGGTACCTCATGGTGACGCCCTGGTGAAAAAAGCAGATGTGCAACACTCATtaagagaggagaggagaaaaaag CTAGCGCAGGAGCTTTTGAAGGAGCACCGTAAGAGAAACAACCCTGAATTGCAACAG GATAAGACAGCCTCACATCAAAGTCATGTTGTCAACCAGTGTCAAGGTCAAATATCTGAAAAGAAACGG CAAGAAGTGGAGACGCAGGAGTCGCGTCGCTTTCAAAACGAATGTGAGAGGACCCGCGATGAAGACCTGGAGAAGATCAAACCGGCAGGGGAAAACATGATTGTTGAAGAGAGTGAGAGAGCACaaaacattcacaaacaaaTGGAAGAACTGAAGCTGATGGAAGAAGAG GCAACTCATCTAAAGAAGGAGGAAGATGTTTTGCAAGTCAAGCTGTGGGAGCTGGACAAGATGGAGgtagagaggaaaaaaattgagGAAAGGCGCAAGAAGGCCGAAATGCG GCATTTCCTGGTCCGACAATATAGAGCTCAGCTTAGGAGGAGAGCCCAGTTGGTGCAGGAAGAACTG GTGTCTGACCATAAGATCCTGGCAGCCTTGCTGAAAGGAGAGAAAGAGGAGGTCAGGATGGAAAGGGCACCGAGAGAAAGGGCCTTCGCTGATGCTGCCTGGATGAACCGCGTGATTGAGGAGCAGCTTCAGCTGGAGAGAGAGCGGGAGGCCGAGTTGGACTTCCTTCACAG AGAGGATGCCCAACGTGTGTGGGATAACCGAGAAGCGACTtgggagagggagagaaaagCCAGAGAACTACTCATGCGTGAG GTACTCGCGGGAAGACGACAGAAGCTGGAGCTGAAAATGCAGAAAAACCGCGAGGCTCAATTAGAGTCCCTAAGGAGACGAGAGGAACTGATCCAAGAGCTGGAGAAGGAGAAAGAGCTCAGACGCCAGGAGAGGGTGAAAGAGCAGAGCCGTAGAGCAGAACAG GTGGAGCAGGAGCTCCAAGAGCAGTGGGAGGAGCAGTGCAGGATCGAGGAACTACAGGAGGAGATGGATGCTCACCTCAATCAGGAGGAGGCGCTAAAGCGGAGTATTATCAGTCGAGCTTACCAGCCGCAG ATATACAGTAAGCCTCGAGTAGTATGGACATGA
- the tchp gene encoding trichoplein keratin filament-binding protein isoform X1 codes for MCDANGCLLDAFASKPESSSRRWTSAERPIGRSFSQCVFLRRSMALPTLSTYVPYRQRALGIQMAWKREQQFRRREQLALNAKYFREQSFRNHFHSEWTSRHYFEQSMSAYCKQKVEDDKMNTLEERRIRLKQMLEEEQKQMDSELKRLVPHGDALVKKADVQHSLREERRKKLAQELLKEHRKRNNPELQQDKTASHQSHVVNQCQGQISEKKRQEVETQESRRFQNECERTRDEDLEKIKPAGENMIVEESERAQNIHKQMEELKLMEEEATHLKKEEDVLQVKLWELDKMEVERKKIEERRKKAEMRHFLVRQYRAQLRRRAQLVQEELVSDHKILAALLKGEKEEVRMERAPRERAFADAAWMNRVIEEQLQLEREREAELDFLHREDAQRVWDNREATWERERKARELLMREVLAGRRQKLELKMQKNREAQLESLRRREELIQELEKEKELRRQERVKEQSRRAEQVEQELQEQWEEQCRIEELQEEMDAHLNQEEALKRSIISRAYQPQIYSKPRVVWT; via the exons ATGTGCGACGCTAACGGTTGTCTGTTGGACGCGTTTGCAAGCAAACCAGAATCTTCGTCACGAAGATGGACGAGCGCGGAAAGACCAATAGGTCGTTCGTTCAGTCAGTGTGTGTTCCTTCGCAGGTCCATGGCTCTCCCGACCCTCTCCACTTATGTGCCCTACCGGCAACGGGCACTTGGTATACAGATGGCCTGGAAGAGGGAGCAACAATTTCGGAGGCGGGAGCAGTTGGCTCTCAACGCTAAGTACTTCAGGGAGCAGAGTTTCCGCAATCATTTCCACTCCGAGTGGACTTCTCGCCACTACTTCGAGCAGAG TATGTCAGCATATTGTAAACAGAAAGTGGAGGATGACAAAATGAACACTCTGGAAGAGCGCAGGATACGTCTCAAGCAAATGCTTGAAGAGGAGCAAAAGCAAATGGACTCAGAGCTCAAGCGTCTGGTACCTCATGGTGACGCCCTGGTGAAAAAAGCAGATGTGCAACACTCATtaagagaggagaggagaaaaaag CTAGCGCAGGAGCTTTTGAAGGAGCACCGTAAGAGAAACAACCCTGAATTGCAACAG GATAAGACAGCCTCACATCAAAGTCATGTTGTCAACCAGTGTCAAGGTCAAATATCTGAAAAGAAACGG CAAGAAGTGGAGACGCAGGAGTCGCGTCGCTTTCAAAACGAATGTGAGAGGACCCGCGATGAAGACCTGGAGAAGATCAAACCGGCAGGGGAAAACATGATTGTTGAAGAGAGTGAGAGAGCACaaaacattcacaaacaaaTGGAAGAACTGAAGCTGATGGAAGAAGAG GCAACTCATCTAAAGAAGGAGGAAGATGTTTTGCAAGTCAAGCTGTGGGAGCTGGACAAGATGGAGgtagagaggaaaaaaattgagGAAAGGCGCAAGAAGGCCGAAATGCG GCATTTCCTGGTCCGACAATATAGAGCTCAGCTTAGGAGGAGAGCCCAGTTGGTGCAGGAAGAACTG GTGTCTGACCATAAGATCCTGGCAGCCTTGCTGAAAGGAGAGAAAGAGGAGGTCAGGATGGAAAGGGCACCGAGAGAAAGGGCCTTCGCTGATGCTGCCTGGATGAACCGCGTGATTGAGGAGCAGCTTCAGCTGGAGAGAGAGCGGGAGGCCGAGTTGGACTTCCTTCACAG AGAGGATGCCCAACGTGTGTGGGATAACCGAGAAGCGACTtgggagagggagagaaaagCCAGAGAACTACTCATGCGTGAG GTACTCGCGGGAAGACGACAGAAGCTGGAGCTGAAAATGCAGAAAAACCGCGAGGCTCAATTAGAGTCCCTAAGGAGACGAGAGGAACTGATCCAAGAGCTGGAGAAGGAGAAAGAGCTCAGACGCCAGGAGAGGGTGAAAGAGCAGAGCCGTAGAGCAGAACAG GTGGAGCAGGAGCTCCAAGAGCAGTGGGAGGAGCAGTGCAGGATCGAGGAACTACAGGAGGAGATGGATGCTCACCTCAATCAGGAGGAGGCGCTAAAGCGGAGTATTATCAGTCGAGCTTACCAGCCGCAG ATATACAGTAAGCCTCGAGTAGTATGGACATGA
- the tchp gene encoding trichoplein keratin filament-binding protein isoform X3, whose product MCDANGCLLDAFASKPESSSRRWTSAERPIGRSFSQCVFLRRSMALPTLSTYVPYRQRALGIQMAWKREQQFRRREQLALNAKYFREQSFRNHFHSEWTSRHYFEQSMSAYCKQKVEDDKMNTLEERRIRLKQMLEEEQKQMDSELKRLVPHGDALVKKADVQHSLREERRKKLAQELLKEHRKRNNPELQQDKTASHQSHVVNQCQGQISEKKRQEVETQESRRFQNECERTRDEDLEKIKPAGENMIVEESERAQNIHKQMEELKLMEEEATHLKKEEDVLQVKLWELDKMEVERKKIEERRKKAEMRHFLVRQYRAQLRRRAQLVQEELVSDHKILAALLKGEKEEVRMERAPRERAFADAAWMNRVIEEQLQLEREREAELDFLHRWSRSSKSSGRSSAGSRNYRRRWMLTSIRRRR is encoded by the exons ATGTGCGACGCTAACGGTTGTCTGTTGGACGCGTTTGCAAGCAAACCAGAATCTTCGTCACGAAGATGGACGAGCGCGGAAAGACCAATAGGTCGTTCGTTCAGTCAGTGTGTGTTCCTTCGCAGGTCCATGGCTCTCCCGACCCTCTCCACTTATGTGCCCTACCGGCAACGGGCACTTGGTATACAGATGGCCTGGAAGAGGGAGCAACAATTTCGGAGGCGGGAGCAGTTGGCTCTCAACGCTAAGTACTTCAGGGAGCAGAGTTTCCGCAATCATTTCCACTCCGAGTGGACTTCTCGCCACTACTTCGAGCAGAG TATGTCAGCATATTGTAAACAGAAAGTGGAGGATGACAAAATGAACACTCTGGAAGAGCGCAGGATACGTCTCAAGCAAATGCTTGAAGAGGAGCAAAAGCAAATGGACTCAGAGCTCAAGCGTCTGGTACCTCATGGTGACGCCCTGGTGAAAAAAGCAGATGTGCAACACTCATtaagagaggagaggagaaaaaag CTAGCGCAGGAGCTTTTGAAGGAGCACCGTAAGAGAAACAACCCTGAATTGCAACAG GATAAGACAGCCTCACATCAAAGTCATGTTGTCAACCAGTGTCAAGGTCAAATATCTGAAAAGAAACGG CAAGAAGTGGAGACGCAGGAGTCGCGTCGCTTTCAAAACGAATGTGAGAGGACCCGCGATGAAGACCTGGAGAAGATCAAACCGGCAGGGGAAAACATGATTGTTGAAGAGAGTGAGAGAGCACaaaacattcacaaacaaaTGGAAGAACTGAAGCTGATGGAAGAAGAG GCAACTCATCTAAAGAAGGAGGAAGATGTTTTGCAAGTCAAGCTGTGGGAGCTGGACAAGATGGAGgtagagaggaaaaaaattgagGAAAGGCGCAAGAAGGCCGAAATGCG GCATTTCCTGGTCCGACAATATAGAGCTCAGCTTAGGAGGAGAGCCCAGTTGGTGCAGGAAGAACTG GTGTCTGACCATAAGATCCTGGCAGCCTTGCTGAAAGGAGAGAAAGAGGAGGTCAGGATGGAAAGGGCACCGAGAGAAAGGGCCTTCGCTGATGCTGCCTGGATGAACCGCGTGATTGAGGAGCAGCTTCAGCTGGAGAGAGAGCGGGAGGCCGAGTTGGACTTCCTTCACAG GTGGAGCAGGAGCTCCAAGAGCAGTGGGAGGAGCAGTGCAGGATCGAGGAACTACAGGAGGAGATGGATGCTCACCTCAATCAGGAGGAGGCGCTAA
- the trpv4 gene encoding transient receptor potential cation channel subfamily V member 4 isoform X2, translated as MNEGRSATTLLRRCHLARSKADGVSSVPASAALPGEADGDVTQAENEGKFLAEFSDLFESADGSPSPQDLGQDSAQELVQPGQPADGRQNLRMKFQGPKKAPMDSLFDYGTYRNTSNQKRRRKKLPRGKTETSNEDAPSEDLPKVMKVFNRSLLFECVSRGDPDALEGLLEYLQSNEKRLTDEEFKEPSTGKTCLPKALLNLYSGHNDTIPLLVDIAEKTGSLREFVNTPFRDVYYRGQTALHIAIERRCKQYVELLVEKGADVHAQARGRFFQPRDEGGYFYFGELPLSLAACTNQPNIVHYLTENPHKKVDLRRQDSRGNTVLHALVHIADNTKDNTRFLTKMYDLLLIKSAKLYPDCSLESVLNNDGMSPLMMAAQLGKIGVFQHIIRREIKDEDVRHLSRKFKDWAYGPVYSSLYDLSSLDNCGGEPSVLEILVYNSHSEIRHEMLAVEPINELLRAKWQKFAAVTFYINVVSYLFNMIVFTLVAYYHPTQGTPPYPYTTSSDYLRMAGEVITLVSGIFFLLTNIKDLFLKKCPGVKSLFIDGSFQLLYFIYSILIIVTAALYLSGIEAYVSVMVFALVLGWMNTLYFTRGLKLTGTYSIMIQKILFKDLFRFLLVYVLFMIGYASALVSLLTVCPPPGTDCDGGCPTYPKCRDPDTFSTFLLDLFKLTIGMGELDMIHSAQYPAVFLILLVTYIILTFVLLLNMLIALMGETVGQVSKESKKIWKLQWATTILDIERSFPVCIRKSFRVGEMVTVGKNWDGTPDRRWCFRVDEVNWCHWNQNLAIINEDPGKNETCQANGLQQSVRGLRRDRWSTVVPRAVELSRGPRPRDLVIEMEPLTPRH; from the exons ATGAACGAG GGTCGCTCTGCTACGACCCTCCTGAGAAGGTGCCACCTCGCCCGCTCCAAGGCCGACGGCGTCAGCTCCGTCCCGGCCAGCGCCGCCCTCCCCGGCGAAGCCGATGGCGATGTCACACAGGCTGAGAACGAAGGGAAATTCTTGGCGGAGTTTTCAGACTTGTTCGAGAGTGCGGATGGCTCCCCATCTCCTCAGGACCTTGGTCAGGATTCAGCCCAGGAGCTGGTTCAGCCCGGGCAGCCCGCGGATGGGAGACAAAATCTGCGGATGAAGTTCCAAG GTCCAAAGAAAGCACCCATGGATTCCCTTTTTGACTATGGCACCTACAGGAACACAAGTAACCAGAAACGACGCAGGAAGAAGCTGCCAAGAGG TAAAACAGAGACATCCAACGAGGACGCTCCAAGCGAGGACCTCCCAAAGGTCATGAAAGTATTCAACCGCTCTCTCCTCTTTGAATGCGTGTCACGCGGCGATCCCGATGCCTTGGAGGGCTTGTTGGAGTACTTGCAAAGTAACGAGAAGAGGCTGACGGATGAGGAGTTCAAAG AACCGTCCACTGGTAAGACATGTCTTCCTAAAGCCCTGTTGAACCTCTACAGCGGGCACAACGACACCATCCCGCTGCTGGTGGACATCGCAGAGAAGACGGGAAGCCTGAGAGAGTTTGTTAACACGCCTTTCCGGGACGTCTACTACAGAG gcCAGACGGCGCTCCACATTGCCATCGAGCGTCGCTGTAAGCAGTACGTGGAACTACTGGTGGAGAAAGGAGCTGATGTTCACGCACAGGCCAGGGGGCGCTTCTTCCAGCCAAGGGACGAGGGCGGCTACTTCTACTTTG GTGAGTTGCCTCTCTCCCTGGCCGCATGCACCAACCAACCTAACATCGTGCACTACCTGACCGAGAATCCCCACAAGAAGGTCGACCTGCGGCGCCAAGATTCCCGCGGCAACACAGTCCTGCACGCCCTGGTGCACATTGCCGACAACACCAAGGACAACACCCGTTTCCTCACAAAGATGTATGACCTGCTACTGATCAAGAGTGCCAAACTGTACCCGGACTGCAGCCTGGAGAGCGTGCTCAATAATGATGGCATGTCACCTCTCATGATGGCGGCCCAACTGGGCAAGATCGGG GTTTTTCAACACATCATTCGACGTGAGATCAAAGATGAGGACGTCCGTCATCTGTCGCGCAAGTTTAAGGACTGGGCTTATGGACCAGTGTACTCCTCCCTATATGATCTGTCGTCATTGGACAACTGCGGAGGTGAACCATCTGTGCTGGAGATCCTCGTCTATAACAGTCACAgtgag ATCCGTCATGAGATGCTGGCAGTGGAGCCCATCAACGAACTGCTGAGGGCCAAGTGGCAGAAGTTTGCCGCTGTGACCTTTTACATCAACGTGGTTTCCTACCTCTTCAACATGATCGTCTTCACCCTGGTGGCTTATTACCACCCAACACAGGGAACG CCCCCGTACCCTTACACAACATCCAGTGACTACTTACGGATGGCAGGGGAGGTCATCACGTTAGTATCCGGAATCTTCTTCCTCCTAACCAAT ATTAAGGACCTCTTCTTGAAGAAGTGCCCTGGGGTGAAGTCGTTATTTATTGATGGATCCTTTCAACTGCTGTA TTTCATTTACTCGATACTGATCATAGTCACAGCTGCGCTCTACTTGTCTGGTATCGAGGCTTATGTGTCCGTGATGGTCTTTGCTCTTGTCCTGGGCTGGATGAACACACTTTACTTCACCAGAGGCCTCAAGCTCACTGGTACCTACAGCATCATGATACAGAAG ATTCTTTTCAAAGACCTGTTCAGGTTTCTGCTGGTGTACGTACTCTTCATGATTGGCTACGCATCAG CCCTGGTATCGCTCCTGACTGTGTGCCCCCCCCCGGGCACGGACTGTGACGGAGGCTGCCCGACGTACCCCAAGTGCAGGGACCCCGACACCTTCAGTACCTTCTTACTGGACCTCTTTAAGCTGACCATTGGGATGGGAGAGCTGGACATGATCCACAGCGCTCAATACCCTGCAGTTTTCCTCATCCTGTTAGTGACGTACATCATCCTGACCTTTGTGCTGCTGCTCAACATGTTGATCGCCTTGATGGGGGAGACGGTGGGCCAGGTGTCGAAGGAGAGCAAAAAGATCTGGAAGCTGCAG TGGGCAACAACCATTTTGGACATCGAACGCTCATTCCCAGTTTGCATTCGCAAGTCATTTCGAGTGGGTGAGATGGTTACAGTCGGGAAGAACTGGGATGGAACGCCTGACCGACGATGGTGCTTCAG GGTGGATGAGGTCAACTGGTGCCACTGGAACCAAAACCTGGCAATAATCAACGAGGACCCTGGCAAGAATGAGACCTGTCAGGCCAATGGCCTTCAACAAAGTGTCCGAGGCTTGAGGAGAG